The Nymphaea colorata isolate Beijing-Zhang1983 chromosome 7, ASM883128v2, whole genome shotgun sequence DNA window GAGAATGGGTAAATTATAGCATTTTCTACTGTCCAAAACAGAAGGCCCCAACCAAATCTCATTCTGAGAATCACCACCTCACAGTTGATACATGATAGAACCAACAACCAGTATCAATAAGAGACAAAATCattgataaaacaaaaaacaaacattttgaGATCCATCAACAGTGAAACCAAATAAAGTTGACAAAGTGTGTCCTCCAAGTAGCATATGCTGCAAATGTCGTTTCATATCTCGTAATGTTCTTAAACAGATGATAATAACTGAATAAGCTTGTCTTTAATTTATTACTATACTTCAAATGTATCTCCAAACCATTTCAATCAAGAACTTTTAAAGATAATCCAATTTCCACTAGGATCAAGGCAGGAGCCAAAATTCAATCATAGCAGTCAGCTACGATGCATActtaaaaattaatttggaTACAAGGAAAAAGAATCCAAGAGTTGATGTTCACTAGATCTCAGAGATACTATTACAGAAATCAAAAATTGAGAACTGAAGATCTTGATCTATAAATCTACAGTAACAAAGTCTCTGCAAAGTGGAGTATCATTAAGCCGAAAAGAAATTGGAACTGAACAAATGATAATGGAAACAGCTTTTCTATGAAGTTGCAATTTCACATGAGAATCATTATAAGAACAAATGCAAGAGATGGACAAAAGCAATAGATGGTTGAACGAATTCATGACGGTTATTTCTAGACACCAGACACATGAGCCATGGGTGCTCTGTGCACTAAGTTCCTAAACGATAAATCAAACTATCAGCAGCAGGTCCAAGAATGCCTGCTTTTGGTAACAAAGGATTCATCAGGTGTTGCAGCTGATTGCTTGATTCCAGGCTTTGCTACTATAAGAAATTATGTAAGTGTAcagatatacatacatatatatatatatatatatatatatatatatatatatatatatggccaaTAAGCAAAAACTAGGAACATAAATGTGCACTGTCATCCACCCACTTTGAGCTTACCTTCGAGGCATGTAGGGCAGACATCCTCGTCTTCAGATGATGGAAACATATATGTTACTCCACTTGCAACTTTTGCCAATAAATGCCTCCCAGATGAATCAGAACAAACTATTTTTGAATGTCCTTCATAATCTGCcccatttctcttctcttgtatGGATTCAACAGCACCACTACTACTACTTCTGAGAGGCTCGGATTCCTCATGAAAATGGCTAGAAGCTTTTTCACGCCTTGACACCAGCCCATCACGTTGTAGACGAGCATATCTGGAGTCAGCATCATATGGCAATGGCCTTGGTGGAGAGCGGTAGATACCAGACAAAGAATTGTCAACGGAAGCTGAGACAAGTCCAGCTGCTGCTAAAGGGGTTGCTCCTTGATTAGGTGAAGCAACCCGGTTCTCTCCATGTTGAAATAATGAAGTGTACTGAACAAAAATTGGACAGTTAGGATGCGTTACTCTTCATTTCTAAAAGGTGCTAGTGGGGAAGGAATTCAAGAAGAGTCCCTTAGAAACCAGAACTCACGGCACTGGATTgataaacttgaaaaaaaacgAAGGTTGTTCCAAGACACCAATTCACATGCACAGTCTATGTCGAACATGAAAGTGTGAAACTGATGCACCTTTTTACGTTTTCATTTGAGAGAAGCGAAAACCTTACATGGGGAATTCACATCTCAGAACAATGCCTGGACTGGACACAAGATAGAGCAATGTAATCAGAATGTACGTATGAGTAAAGTATGATGTTATAAAGCCAGGTGGTTCAAGAAGTAAGGCATCTCACGTTTCTTGGGACCCATAAAGAGAACAAAGTTACAAAAAAAGACAACTGGGAAAAGAACTGAAAGTAAAGAAACATTCATATTAGaactgaaaatgaaattgaGTAGAAATGGAACAGAATGCaaaccaaaaggaaaataaaattggaaaagaaaatggaattatATAGGAAAGAGACATTATGCTTCTTTCAGTAAATAAAAACGTTATTTGTGCTACAATGAATAtgatatgaaattaaaaaaggtCATGACATAAAAATTTAACAAGAAATAGCATTTGCAGTTTATAATACTGTAGAGCActatcttttgattttcaaattgaaatcacaGATAAGTGTGTGTGCCCCCATTAGGAAAAGCTGATCCTAGAAAAGCTTAATCATCTTATTAGGTGAAAAATTAGTGCTAACACCGATGATACATTTTTACTTGAAGTagtaactcaaaaaaaaaaagaaactaactCAAAATAGtgatactctctctctttctcaataaTTTAGCTAACTTTCAGTTTAAAACTACCATCTGGCTCATCCCAGAAATACATTCTGACAACTTGgtagtaaaataaaaaaacatttattccTAAAAATACCATTTCGTGCAGAAGAAAGGTTtcttattgaaataaaaatatgcatggacatgtaaaaaatatgaaatgccAATATCTTAGGCAACTTTCTATTTAGAATTAGCAGCTGGCCCATTTGAAAAATACATTCTAACAATTTGATAGAAAACTAAAAAGGCattattcttaaaaaaatactaTTTCATGCAGGAGAAAGGTTTCTAATTTCCAAGAATATACCTAGATACCAATAGCTCACATTCTCAACTGGCACTGCCACGTTAGAATTCTCATAACTTGGTGGAAAAATCTTGACCCTTGTCTCAGATCCCCACATCAACACATGGGAACTCCAGAGGGCCTCGATAATTAATTTCAATCTAATATTCTCAATCAAGTACCGTAACAAATCTGTGAGAATCCTTCACatcaattgttttttattatatgaAGATTCTTAACAATTTATTCAAACACAGCCTAAATGGAATACTTTCCTCTCTAAAAGGGTTTCCAATGTCTTGGGCTTCTGAAGCAACCATTCCTATGTCTATATAACACTTCCACAGACTATAGAAAAACACAATAGATTTAAATCTACTAGTTAAAACTTCTAAAGGAATGCTACTTTATAAGAattagttgaaaattttgtgacaTTCCAACTACAAGCTTCTTCTACTGTGTTACAAATGATCGTTAGAGACTTTCAAGATGCCCAAGTCACACGTCTTCTGATAACTTACTCTACAAAGAGCAGTGTATTCTTTACGGTTCCCAGTCAGTGGTGGAGCTTCGTTGtaactggtgtgggcaattgccacaccAGTacacaaaatttactttatttgaatatagaaacttcattaattttagtatttttacatatgagtgccccttaaagattgaaatttaaacttaggaTGCCCctgagccagaaatttctggctctgccactgttcCCAGTTGGCACaaactctttttttctttcaagctGTTTTCATAGAGAATATCTAAAAGTCTTTAATATGGAGAACTTGGTAAAGAGCACAAAAGGATACAAGGACTTGTAGAACTTTCAGTATCTTttaacaaatatataaattaaaaaaaaaaatacttgaaaaatatcacaatagACTGCAGGACTATGTCTAAGACAAAGTAGATATTGCTTCACACTTTCTCAAGTATGGCAACAAAAATGCTGATTTCAGATATGCCAGGATATTGATGTTGCCATTGACAGTCCATTTTTTGTGACCAAATATTGGCTTATGATTGCCACAGACATACCAAGAGTTTCAAACACAATACTCTCTGTCATGCATGTATTTTCCGCTGATCCTCCCCATGCCTACACATGTGCACCCAAAGTCACCAAAGCAGGCCCCTTCATGGATTTCAGATATGTCAGAATATTGATGGTGCCAGACTATAATGACAGTCCATTTTTTGTGAGCAATATTGGTTTATGATTACCACAGACATGCCAAGAGTTTCAAACGCAATACTCTGTGTCATGCATGTATGCTCGCTGATCCTCTCCCATGCCTACACATGTGCACCCAAAGTCACCAAAGTAGGGCCCTTCATGTGTGCACGATGTAAGCATTTTTTCATGCAACAAGGATGAACCTATTTCTGTAAGAGCCAGCCCCAACTATTAACCAGACCcatttcaacaatttcatcaTTCTAACAATTTTAGAAAACTGAACATGAGAGCAACAAATAAATGCCATCCGCACAGGACATGAATATCCATGCTTTCTGTTGGAACCATACCGCATGCAAAAGCTGTTGAATGAAGCATCTCAGGCAGATGCAATGTCTGTACATAGATCCATTAGAGTATGCCAACTCCTCAAACTCCTCTGGGCGCAAGCAGCAACATGCCGAACCCATATCGCTGCTTTCTTCACAAAGCTGTAGATAAGATTGACGCttataaattttctttaagCACAACCTCCCAAAGGCGTCTTCTATCTAGAAACCACAAGACCAGAGTATATTTTGCGGAATGGCTTTTGACTAAAAATAGCCAGAATTTTCCCGAGAGAGCACTGTCTGTGAGACTAAACGCCAGCTTTTACAGACGGCCACTCTCTCCTCCAGTATGTAAGTCACAAATTGAATCCCATCTCGCAAACGACGCCAGATTTAGCACccataaaatcaaattttagagCTATCCGTGCTCCAACTTGACCAACTTGACCTAGCccaattaaaaggaaaaacataagaTCAGTTGCCGCTTATTATGATTCATATGGCAAACATAAAGAAAGATTCTGCAAGACGTCGTTAAAACGCCAAAAACAAGGCGGACTAATCCGATCACGAATTCAAATATAAGAGTTGACCTTCTAttgtcaaaagaaaaggagacaaTTTACGCCATTAAAATCGGCCTTGAATAACAATAATCATAGACCACCTCTACGCATAAACGACAGCTACAGAATTCCACgtaataaaccaaaaaaataataataagaataagaataaaaggaaaaactcaTCGCCGACAGCCCCAGAAGGGAACGTTCAAGAGAATGCCGTCcacaacaaataaaatagacCAAATTTTCAGCTCAAGTGCCAACCCCGAATTTCAACAGACAAACACACTGAAGAGATGGGAAAGACAATAAAACACTCATATGGGGCATGCCAACggcaaaaaatcaaaaatcgACATACTTGATCATCAATTCAGGCGTAAAGAACGACCAATAACAGATAGAGTACTCTGAAATCATAGATTTTCTTACCTTCTGGGCATCAGCGATCttaaacccaaaagaaaaacttgatcAGGAAGCATTTATAGATCTGCAGACAGCCGATGTGTTCCTCCCGACGGAGTCATCAGTACCTCCCGTCGGCGGAGCTGACAAGGAGGAAGCTCCCCGAATGCGGAGGGTTTTGGGGAGGTGTAAATTGGTGAGCTCCCAATTGCAGACAAATGTGATGATCATTAGTATAGGAAAAATACTTGTAGATTTGGTGGGAACAACGCTAAatgtgagagagggagggtgggggggggggggaagagagagagagagtcgatatTCATATGGCatggaaaaattttaataaataaatgaagCACCTAACATTTGGTCGTAAAAATACTCTAAGGGGGCGTTTGTTTGCCTGGTGAAATAATGTAATTAGAGTGACAAACTTTATGTCCTTCTGTGGTACTTTTGCTTTTAGAATAATGTTTTAAGGGGCATGAGATAATTAGTCCGAGCAGGAGTTGTATAGATGTTTCGAATAAGTGACTGATTATAAAGAAACTTCCAACAAATCAAAATCAAACCATATAAGTGTGATTGACTCCGGATAACAAATCACTAAATCTGAGGCAAATGAAAATGTGACTTTAGGAGGAGGCCAGCAAATAGAAGAAAGCATATCTAATTCCCTCCTTCTATCCAACCTTGGCTCATTCAACAAAGAAGTGTCTCCAATTGACAAGGTCAAGTCTTTTTTGTGAAATCAACAGCAGACCATTCTTAGTCAGCAGTCCAGAGCATGaaatatatttgttttgattctCGTAGATGTTACTCTTAAGCACCCTGTTAGCAGTAAGAGGCGCTATATTGAATTGAAAGTTGTTCATTGTCTACCCAAGTTTCAATGCAACTAAAAAACAATGAGACTGGAAGGGCCATCCAGCCTCCTATTAGTAAGCGTGGGCATTGGGCCACCCTGGCCCGACAACGAGTCGGACTCCGGTCAGCCCAACATCCAAAAACCGGGTTTCGGCCTAGCCCGACTCGGAAAACCTGCCTTTTTCCCGGGCTCGAACCCGAGTCGAGCTGGGTACCGAGCACCCAGCGGTAGCTCGGCCCCGTGCCCTGCCTTACATATGAGCAGTGCATAACCCCACTCACCCTGAATGATTGTCAAACTAGTTTTGTAAAAAGATGCACCTTCAACTGTGGTCCTTTTAAAGTAGTGTGTTTTGTGTTTGATTAAAAGTTACTGTAAACAATGACATTCATGACACTTAAGTTATGTACAGTAAAATTATGAGAGAAAATATGGTAGTTTCGCCTCCATATACAAAAAACAATACTCTATTTTTATTATAgcttctctttatttttatttttagagggCATTGTGTTCGTCATATAATTCAAGTGAAGAAACCaaaactgcttttttttttttgtaaaaagttatatttttaaaatgtcgTCAAAATACAACAATTTTGTTTAACTATAAACGAAATATGTCTAATTTCAATTCAGAAGTCTAATTTCATTACGcgttgagtttgagctcgactgattaaggctcgacaaactcgtaaacttgtttgaatacatcgacttgattaaggctcaacaaactcgattaaggttcgagctcaactcggcagttacgtgttgagctcgaacttaactcgattatttaaacgagtcgactcatgaactcgaccTCTACTCGTTAAGCAAAGACTTGGCTCGAACAGGTTCACGAGTCGAGATCGAGTAGCTAGACTCGTTATACAGCCGTAGTTTTTTAAGCTTTTTTCGTAGACAGATGGGTATCGTTGATTTAAAATTGCAAGTGGAGACGATGATGTATCTTGACTTGGTAAATGAAGGCGCACATACTAATAGAAAAGCCCATGTCGgcatcttctcttctccttcatgGGCACGCAATTCCACAACCTAGCAACCATTACTTTTCACAACTTTCACATTGTGTCCATCTTTTATATACGTAGGACGATTTAAATGCGCCGGACGTTGAATAGTTGCCTAATgattaaattttgattttttttttataaaaaaaacttaacctAAAACACTATAAAAAGTTGTTATAAGCATTATTAAACTGATTCTGCATTATAAACCCTACTTAATGTTCATGTGACTATTGTGACGATTGATGTCTGgtgacaaattttttaaaattttatcatttttgcaATGTTAcatttggtatatatatatatataatcacccAACTATCTAATCAAAGCCATTCatataaacaaaatgaatggttgaaaaaaataaggaaaaaactATGAAACAATACTAGATTATTAAAATACCCatcacatttttcacatctttttttcttaatcatctaTTATTATAGATCAACTCTAATTGGATGGCTGAATGACTCTGAAAAGCTCTACtcttcattcaattttcttataaatataaataaataaataaataaataatatatatatatatatatatatatgttattgcACTGTCATCAAAACTCTTATGgttcatatgtacatatatgacTCTCTATCACtctca harbors:
- the LOC116257615 gene encoding E3 ubiquitin-protein ligase At3g02290-like; translated protein: MGSACCCLRPEEFEELAYSNGSMYRHCICLRCFIQQLLHAYTSLFQHGENRVASPNQGATPLAAAGLVSASVDNSLSGIYRSPPRPLPYDADSRYARLQRDGLVSRREKASSHFHEESEPLRSSSSGAVESIQEKRNGADYEGHSKIVCSDSSGRHLLAKVASGVTYMFPSSEDEDVCPTCLEEYTPEDPKIMTQCSHHFHLGCIYEWMERSDNCPVCGKEMVFSESP